A genomic window from Vitis riparia cultivar Riparia Gloire de Montpellier isolate 1030 chromosome 18, EGFV_Vit.rip_1.0, whole genome shotgun sequence includes:
- the LOC117906241 gene encoding cytochrome b-c1 complex subunit 6-like → MADEEPVDPKKYLEESCKPKCVRYLRAYEACENRVKEDETGHKHCTGQYFDYWSCVDKCVAPRLFTKLK, encoded by the exons AT GGCGGACGAAGAGCCTGTTGATCCAAAGAAGTATCTTGAAGAATCTTGCAAGCCTAAGTGCGTGAGATATTTGCGTGCATATGAG GCATGTGAGAATAGGGTCAAAGAAGATGAAACCGGACATAAACACTGTACGGGGCAGTATTTTGACTACTGGTCTTGTGTTGATAAATGT GTTGCCCCAAGGCTTTTTACTAAACTGAAGTGA